TTTCTTCCTTGGGCTTACATTCCTTATAAACTTCAGCCATCTTATCGAGGGCTTTATCAACTTTGGCTTTATCTGTAAGATCAAGTGTTCTgtcgaaaagaaaaaaaaagcaaagtaGAATCTTATAGTTTTTAATAAAAGTCGAACAAGTACGTTgtactaataaaaaatatacaattcagATTCGTTAATCTGATGTCTAATTACTCATCATTTTTGGAATTGGAATTTAAGCTATTTAAATTAgccaatacaaataaaaggCAATATAATTACTTTGTTGTTTTATCTTGGACGTAAGGAAATACACTGCTATCCATTCTCTGTCTAATGGTGGTGTCCTTCCCTAGACAGTCCTGAACCATTTTACCCCATGCTTTACTAGTCATTTTATTTGGGGGTTTGTCTTTTGAATTGAGAATATTGAAATTTCTAAATACTTCACAAACATCGTCAATCTCGCCACCAGATGCCATTTTGCCTGAAAAATAGAATACATAATGTGTCTAAATGCTTTCtcaatattaacaaatatagctTTACTaggatataaaaataaaatgttgtgtgattgccaatgagacaactcttcacaagagatcCTTTTGGGAAGATATTGGATAAATGTCTAACAGTTAATGTGAACTTGCATGACGTATCGTCATAAACGTGTAGAATCATGTCGAATTTCGAATCAAAATGATTATGTTCtatttgcatgatttgtatAGGCGACCACACGGTATGGATTTTTTCTCACTGTTGCAGGTcgtacggttgcctataattgcttacattaACTTCATTAGAACTTTGGTGGATAAAGTTGTctaatttgcaatcatacctcataccacatctctttgtttttatatagttGCAGTGCAGTTAGTCCTAATTAGCCGTACAATATCAATGCTAAATCTGCATCATTTGCAAAATATGTACCACGCCCTTTGTTAAGTTACTTTAACACcaaaataaatgcatatatgtgtttatcggtaattcgtatattttccctttgatcttactgcctgATATTTTCTAACgggctcgtctagatattccagatatagtcagtatcaaaaacgaaactacctattattctatagGACTCTATATATATTAtccttttgttttcaattcaaGTTCTCAAAGGCAAACAAATTTAGCAGCTACAATATATAACGATggtaatgtaaacaaaaaacgATAATCTTTTCATGTGATGGACAGACGCGCATATATGGAGCCGAGCAGTACAGTGACAATCGGAAAGGCAgttgacttttaaaatttgaccaaaaaaGATGACTGACATGATTAGTTTGATAAAGGTTGAAGTAAAGTGCTGGAGTTGTACAGAGCTACGTAATAATTATACGTATGGATCGAGTCGAGTAGTAACTTAACTGGCTCTTTTCGTCGTCGACAGTTAGTTatataaattgtcaaaataggaATTGCACATCGACGATAATGGTGTGGCCATAGTTATTTGAGTTGCACATGGAACATAACATTTGATGACAATAACATTCAGTTTCAAACATTAGAAAACTGAggagaaaaaaagatattccgTCCAAAATAGTTGCCTTTCTTAATTATTCTTCAGTGAATGTGATAATATTAGAAGGCATACTTTGTTGACTTCAAGATAGCTTTCAGTGGCACATACATgtgggacccccccccccccccccacacacacacacacaacaaAAAAGAAGGAGGGAGAGCTCGAGAAGATTTGTCATTGTAATCCATAATAGGGGCTTATTAACAAATCTGGGAAAGGGAGGTGATATACTACATATATTTCATTgcaacaaaatcaaattatagGAGCAATAATTATAATGATCGAGGGTTAAACAAGTATGTTGCAATTTCCGATAGAGGCATGGTACACAAGTTGCATCAAATGGTTATTACATATCACGTACAGTCGCATTAATTTGAGACCCAACCCAACCCAGATAAGATTCCCGCGAACTTCCAATATATAGTGTGTGTCATCTTCCGTGGCGGATTCAGAAAGTTTCATAAGTAGGGGCCCGCTGACTGCCTAATAGGGGACCAAaaccagtcatgcttcagtgatttttcccaaaaaagggGGACCCTCCAAAAAAAATCCGCCTCCTTTAATGATCGTTAATTATTCTTACAACCAGTTAAGATAAGAATATTTTTATCAGACTTACGTATAAATTTGAGCAACAGGCAAATTTTGGGCACCACGATTGTCATGCATGATGataatcaaatgaattatacaCAATTACAAAACAGAGTAAATGATTCGAATGATTAGAGTGATTGaagtacatttaaacaaaacatgtatACACGCAAACtgagatataaataaacattgttattgtcctaacataaattaaaaaaagtcttttaaaaGCCACTGGTCTGGAGAGGAGAAAATACTCTTTCCAAAATGTTAGTATAATAGAATTAATGTATACCATGTGTGTGTGCCATAGGGGACATATTTGTTTAGATGTTgacatatatatagatacatTGGGAAAATTCATGTTTGCAGTCGatattatatatagagagatataatattaatataatagaGATGTCATGATGAATATTGTGTATTACAGAGGATACTCCCAATGCATATACATATGATATACACAGTTGTTATGGAAATGACACACTcgacatttatcatttatagatattgttttcagataaattatgaaaaatacgCGAGTGGCAAACACATAAATCCAGATGCCGATATTAAAACTTGCTGTAACgctcatatttttaaaagtacaaaatgttCATACAATTGTATATATGCACCGCATAACAATTATCAGGATCAAATATCTGTTTTCAGACAACttgaacaataataaataacattttgcaATAAGTACATTGCTAATTATATCTATCGGAAGTTGGCAGGAAATTCATATTTACAAACTACACAAACATCTAAAAAGCAATCAATATAATTAACATCATGCCTTACCGTCTTCAGTCAGTGTATTGGATAACTCCAGAGAGCTTATAAACAATTAACTTCTTGGTATACTTTGACAAACACGTGACACTGtcttcagaaaaaaaccttGATGATACTGGTTTCAATGTGTCTCTATCGCTCTATAGCTATATATTATGATAATAGTAGAAGCGCATGAGTAAACTTCCTCTGgttaatttctaaatttgagAAAACTTTTACAAACGTTTACAAATATTTCCGTGAGAGGTTAAGATTTAAAATTGACTAAAACTATTTTGCACTTGAAAACATGTAGGAAAACTTGGTTCATAAGCGGAAATTGATGAGCGGATTTGCCAGTCGTGTGTATAATCTTATACAATAATATTTCTATAGCTACATGTCAACATTTTAGTGCTCCCATTTCATTATCATATTTATCGATTTGTGCATATTGATCGATACTCCTCTCGACATGCTGAAAGAGTACACACACCCATTTTTTGTTAACgttttcaacttttattaagTGTCGAAGATATTTGAAATGAGTGCCggtaaaacataaaaagttaATAGCCGATCTGCTCTTGAGTTACCATATTAGTTTTCATCCGTGTACGGCTAATAGATTCCCTCAGAAACCATTACTAATTTTAGGAAGTGGTTTCTCtgtatttttttatggtttCTTTTAGAAATAAATCAAGACAATCAACAACTATACAGTTACAGATAAAAGGCAGAAATAACTTCGCTTATTGTTTATATGCGCGAATGTTCCTTATTTCATACTATAACAAACGTGTTTGGTTTCTTTTCCCGATGATCTAAATTTAAAGATGGTCGCCAGATATAgtacaaatataatacaatgtgTTAATACCTGGTAATTGATATGCTACATCATATTGGTTTGTAATatgtataaaacatacaaatttgtGTAACAACTGATGTGGTGAACCACATTATTGTATTTTCCCTTTCCTACCTAGTTCCAGACTGGCTTTATGTAATTCACATGCCTCATTTCGTAACCTTTTTACCAATTGATTCACTGATCATGACAATTTCAACTCCTTACACAGTATAAATTAAACAGTCATAATTAATGAAGTATTTTGACAGCTCAAGGTATATACTAATGAtgatgtatatacaactcgtcttaacatcaacccaacaatgttagatcagtaaatttgctttcgaaAATTTTTGTGTTCTTTCCTCGCCGgtattcgaacccatgcttctgagATATAGTGGGTCTTTTTGAATGAGATCTACCCCACTGGAAGAGAATAAAATATGGGACCACTTGGAACAAACATGGATGTCTTTAACTGATTATTTGCTTCTCCAATGTACTTATACCTCCGAAGAGTCCTCTACATCACGCACAAAATCCTACATTAGAGTTAAATAGAACGTTTATCTTTTTACCACCTACGCAAACAAAATCGATAGATAACCTTTTCTAAATTCATCAATTTAacttagtaaaaataatttatttcttatctATAAAAACTGCtgattaaatgcattttatatttgtaacatCTGTTTCCACGCTTGGGCTAAGTAGCTTATTTATGATAGATAATTCAAGACATATCGATGTTATCATAAAGGCATATTTTCATAACATATCCTTGCAGCTTTTTCGTCTGTACTTTATTTATTAGTAATCATATTCAACACAATTAATGCACACAAATAATCAGATTTTCCatgttataataatattttttcagagTGGAAAAGAAAAGACTAGTTAGAAAGACATACGAACTTCGGACTAGTACCTCACTCCAGAGACTAAGGCATTTTGTTTCGATATCCAACTACATGTACTCGTGAGTCACTCATAGTACCTGTACGAGCTGAATATATCTAATATAATCCATACTTGAATGAGAAAATGTGACAAAATATATTCAGgaacaagtaaaaataatttattaaatgaaaatgtaatttcATTACCAGTGCATATCAGTTGATTCATCAATGAATTCATGTCATATCAATATGAATTACGTGTATTTTCCCATCAGTTGAGTGTTTGTTCAATAAAGGAGATATACATTTACTGATCCCAGTCCAATATCATAAAGAATTGTTggagactatatatatatatataaataagcttAATATTAGGGAATTTTTCTATTtcacatattccccattttcattctcaattttattaatatggTGACAAGGAGTGTgaaactttatttaaagtacaaaTGTCCAATTATATGATATgtctttgataaataaaaagggGATATACAtgtgtgtcaatgagacagcaacctataACACAATAAACAAGCTAAGACATCTAGATCTCAACATACTGTTATCAGTAATAGACATGTACATGTGATGCTGGAGTCGACTTAGCTTTTTCAGAAGCTGCAAACACCACCACATTCTCAAAACAACTAAAAGCATTTCATATGACAATAAATTATTTCGCCGAGCACAGCTGTATACAGCTACAGAGGTCCAACCctgtaataaaatataagacACAAAAGTTCTttgtagtcaaagaacttagCTTAGAATtggttatatgatttgaatttatattcattttattgctattgtgcaatacactGTGCTGTTACGAATTGCCCCCGCCCCCACCACaccttttttttgaaaaaaatgcccccctcccccccacacacacacattttttttctttcataaaaacAATTCTTTCAGCCAAGAAATGGTCAAAATCTTAATTCAAATTTCCAATGGAGTTTGCAACCataattacaaatttaataatttaaaagaagtgtaagggaggtaatccaaatttaaagattttacttaaaagtaattgtccattaaccaggactaatacattaatttatattattgcatagcaatgtaatatttcccacagaaagtaacacaaatttgtaagggttccacggaacccagtgtctcgcctacttttgctgaaaatcactggctcaacaaaaatgaggggaaaaaaataaaaatattcttcttaaTACTATTTTTTGATTgtaataagcttctgtccaagtttggtaaaaatacaggatagtttatgaatctaataaatgtttaaaaactttaactgaagactgtatgtaaagttaactggaagaaaaactaagtccatttataagtaaaatacagatacacagacctgtacaaaatattaacaaaatttccttctaaatactagcttttgatcacaaacaagcttctatctaa
The genomic region above belongs to Mytilus trossulus isolate FHL-02 chromosome 7, PNRI_Mtr1.1.1.hap1, whole genome shotgun sequence and contains:
- the LOC134725826 gene encoding tubulin polymerization-promoting protein family member 3-like isoform X3, with translation MASGGEIDDVCEVFRNFNILNSKDKPPNKMTSKAWGKMVQDCLGKDTTIRQRMDSSVFPYVQDKTTKTLDLTDKAKVDKALDKMAEVYKECKPKEEKDTPVAEVRQKLVKRILDKKNPEVHATKTSATGGVDRMTDTSKYTGAHKERFDDSGKGKGVTGREDRFEKSGYVGQYKGAGTYDKEK
- the LOC134725826 gene encoding tubulin polymerization-promoting protein family member 3-like isoform X1 — its product is MTIVVPKICLLLKFIRKMASGGEIDDVCEVFRNFNILNSKDKPPNKMTSKAWGKMVQDCLGKDTTIRQRMDSSVFPYVQDKTTKTLDLTDKAKVDKALDKMAEVYKECKPKEEKDTPVAEVRQKLVKRILDKKNPEVHATKTSATGGVDRMTDTSKYTGAHKERFDDSGKGKGVTGREDRFEKSGYVGQYKGAGTYDKEK
- the LOC134725826 gene encoding tubulin polymerization-promoting protein family member 3-like isoform X2, giving the protein MTIVVPKICLLLKFIRKMASGGEIDDVCEVFRNFNILNSKDKPPNKMTSKAWGKMVQDCLGKDTTIRQRMDSSVFPYVQDKTTKTLDLTDKAKVDKALDKMAEVYKECKPKEEKDTPVAEVRQKLVKRILDKKNPEVHATKISKTGNVSGLTDTSKYTGAHKERFDESGKGKGIDGREYRFEDKGYVTGYKGDGTKQ